From Salvelinus sp. IW2-2015 linkage group LG18, ASM291031v2, whole genome shotgun sequence, a single genomic window includes:
- the LOC111978267 gene encoding F-box only protein 9, whose protein sequence is MAESIINSRGIVEDHEGDNEDTDDSNLQVELNVFRAQWMSELKPNSGSNGGNRGLSSRAADLRRKQELAREEKARELFLKAVEEEENGAVYEAIKYYRRAMQIVPDIEFKINYSRSPDPDGGNENDMDGEIEDLLAYFHQQLTLQDNSLKICVPEVEMTQMHISALPPEVLIYIFRWVVSSDLDLRALEQLSLVCRGFYICARDPEIWRSACLRVWGRSCTKLVPFNSWREMFLERPRVRFDGVYISKTAYIRQGEESLDGFYRAWHQVEYYRYLRFFPDGQVMMLTTPEDPLVTVPRLRSRNTRVESIMCGHYRLSQDTDNQTKVFVVVSKRKEEKVAEYQRNSRFCRRNPAAPETEHSFHVGLQLSSGGRQSFNKLNWIHHSCHINYRSTGETVVTAFDLDQMYASFFFARVKSYTAFSERPL, encoded by the exons ATG GCTGAAAGCATTATCAATTCTCGTGGCATTGTAGAAGATCATGAGGGAGATAATGAAGATACTGATGACTCAAACCTCCAA GTGGAGCTCAATGTGTTCAGGGCCCAATGGATGTCTGAACTGAAGCCCAACTCTGGGTCcaatggggggaacagaggactgTCGTCAAGAGCTGCAGACTTgagaagaaaacaggaactgGCCCGGGAGGAAAAA GCCAGAGAGTTGTTCCTAAAAGCTGTTGAGGAAGAAGAAAATGGAGCTGTTTATGAAG CAATTAAGTACTATCGCAGGGCAATGCAGATTGTGCCTGACATTGAGTTTAAAATCAACTACAGTCGTTCTCCTGATCCAGATGGTGG CAATGAGAATGACATGGATGGTGAAATAGAGGATCTACTGGCCTACTTCCATCAACAGCTCACTCTGCAAGACAACTCTCTGAAGATATGTGTTCCTGAGGTGGAGATGACTCAGATGCACATTTCAG CACTGCCTCCAGAGGTCTTGATATACATATTCCGTTGGGTTGTGTCTAGTGATCTGGACCTGCGTGCCCTGGAGCAGCTCTCCCTAGTCTGTAGAGGCTTCTACATTTGTGCTAG GGACCCAGAAATWTGGCGTTCGGCCTGTCTAAGAGTGTGGGGCCGGAGCTGTACCAAACTGGTACCCTTCAACTCCTGGAGGGAGATGTTTCTTGAGAGGCCACGTGTGCGCTTTGATG GTGTTTACATCAGCAAAACGGCATACATTCGTCAGGGAGAGGAGTCCCTTGATGGATTCTACAGGGCTTGGCACCAGGTGGAGTATTACAG ATATCTGCGTTTCTTCCCTGATGGCCAAGTCATGATGCTGACCACGCCTGAGGACCCACTGGTCACCGTTCCTCGTCTGCGTAGCAGGAACACCAG GGTGGAGTCCATTATGTGTGGTCATTACCGTCTGTCACAGGACACAGACAATCAAACCAAAGTCTTTGTTGTTGTCTCCAAGAGAAAAGAAGAG AAGGTGGCAGAGTACCAGAGAAACTCTCGGTTTTGCCGGCGGAACCCAGCGGCGCCCGAGACGGAGCACAGCTTTCACGTGGGACTGCAGCTGTCGTCTGGCGGGCGCCAGAGCTTCAACAAGCTGAATTGGATTCACCATTCCTGCCACATCAACTACAG atccACCGGAGAAACGGTTGTCACTGCCTTCGACTTGGACCAGATGTATGCATCTTTCTTCTTTGCACGTGTGAAAAGCTACACAGCATTTTCTGAACGCCCACTGTAG
- the LOC111978130 gene encoding very long chain fatty acid elongase 5 — MQHTSQGVDLTKVICSTRPVFLRLFPLTDEATHLCLGTRQPRLRIFQGSEMETFNYKLNMYIDSWMGPRDERVQGWLLLDNYPPTFALTVMYLLIVWMGPKYMRHRQPVSCRGLLLVYNLGLTILSFYMFYEIVSAVWHGDYNFYCQDTHSAGETDTKIINVLWWYYFSKLIEFMDTFFFILRKNNHQITFLHIYHHASMPNIWWFVMNWVPCGHSYFGASLNSFIHVLMYSYYGLSAVPALRPYLWWKKYITQGQLIQFFLTMSQTTCAVIWPCGFPRGWLYFQIFYVITLIVLFANFYIQTYKKHLVSQKKEYHQNGSVASLNGHVNGVTPTETITHRKVRGD, encoded by the exons atgcaacacacTTCGCAAGGCGTTGACCTGACAAAAGTGATCTGCTCGACGCGCCCTGTGTTTCTCCGGCTGTTTCCACTGACTGACGAGGCTACACATTTGTGCTTAGGGACCCGTCAGCCAAGGCTACGCATCTTCCAGGG GTCAGAAATGGAGACTTTTAATTATAAACTAAACATGTACATAGACTCATGGATGGGTCCCAGAG ATGAGCGGGTACAGGGATGGCTGCTTCTGGACAACTACCCTCCAACCTTTGCACTAACAGTAATGTACCTGCTGATCGTATGGATGGGGCCCAAGTACATGAGACACAGACAGCCGGTGTCTTGCCGGGGTCTCCTGTTGGTCTACAATCTGGGCCTCACGATCTTGTCCTTCTATATGTTCTATGAG ATTGTGTCTGCTGTGTGGCACGGGGATTATAACTTCTATTGCCaagacacacacagtgcaggaGAAACCGATACCAAG ATCATAAATGTGCTGTGGTGGTACTACTTCTCCAAGCTCATAGAGTTTATGGATACCTTCTTCTTCATCCTACGGAAGAACAACCATCAGATCACgtttctgcacatctaccaccaTGCTAGCATGCCCAACATCTGGTGGTTCGTCATGAACTGGGTGCCCTGTGGTCACT CCTACTTCGGTGCCTCCCTGAACAGCTTCATCCATGTCCTGATGTACTCTTACTATGGGCTCTCTGCTGTCCCGGCCTTGCGGCCCTATCTATGGTGGAAGAAATACATCACACAAGGACAGCTG ATTCAGTTCTTTTTGACCATGTCCCAGACGACATGTGCAGTCATTTGGCCATGTGGTTTCCCCAGAGGGTGGCTGTATTTCCAGATATTCTATGTCATCACACTTATTGTCCTTTTYGCAAACTTCTACATTCAG ACTTACAAGAAACACCTTGTTTCACAAAAGAAGGAGTATCATCAGAATGGCTCTGTTGCTTCATTGAATGGCCATGTGAATGGGGTRACACCCACGGAAACCATTACACACAGGAAAGTGAGGGGGGACTGA